A genomic stretch from Bacillus sp. N1-1 includes:
- a CDS encoding LAGLIDADG family homing endonuclease, translating into MPKLKLEIQEIIVLYESGYSTTQIGEIAGVSSRYIRQLLTDKGVEKRPIGSWKRKYAFNEDYFKYWNNDMAYLLGFFIADGYIASQSQSVAFTQKNPELLEEIKIIIGSNQPLYRNKHTGVYSLLFHSKVMKNDLQTVFHITSDKSYNITFPNIPNQYIHHFIRGYFDGDGHINYKGYTVSFVGASIAFMESLKVLLLKYGFNPYMTDNGKHIRVFITGRKSIKQFGDWIYTDKSLYLKRKFAAFDQEKLSVDELQDRKRNRS; encoded by the coding sequence ATGCCTAAATTAAAGTTAGAGATCCAAGAAATCATCGTGCTTTATGAGAGTGGTTATAGTACAACTCAAATAGGAGAAATAGCGGGAGTTTCCAGTAGATACATTCGACAACTACTTACAGATAAAGGAGTTGAGAAACGGCCTATAGGAAGTTGGAAAAGAAAGTATGCATTTAATGAAGATTACTTTAAGTATTGGAATAATGACATGGCCTATTTACTAGGCTTTTTTATTGCTGACGGATATATCGCATCTCAATCGCAATCAGTTGCCTTTACTCAAAAAAATCCTGAGCTACTTGAAGAAATCAAAATCATCATCGGTTCAAATCAACCATTGTATCGAAATAAACACACTGGAGTGTACAGTTTGCTTTTCCATAGCAAAGTTATGAAAAATGATCTTCAAACAGTGTTTCATATTACTTCAGATAAAAGTTACAATATTACGTTTCCGAACATACCAAACCAATACATTCATCATTTTATAAGAGGTTATTTTGACGGTGATGGCCATATAAACTACAAAGGCTACACAGTAAGCTTTGTAGGTGCATCCATAGCATTTATGGAATCATTGAAAGTATTGCTACTTAAGTACGGATTTAATCCTTATATGACCGATAATGGTAAACATATAAGAGTATTTATAACCGGTAGAAAATCAATTAAACAATTTGGTGATTGGATTTATACTGATAAATCACTATACTTAAAACGCAAATTTGCAGCGTTTGATCAGGAAAAGTTATCAGTTGATGAGTTGCAAGATCGCAAAAGGAACCGCAGCTAA
- a CDS encoding VOC family protein → MINQIGQIMLYVDNQDEALAFWTEKVGFHHIAEENNNGGMRWIEIAPTLEGATSIVLHDKAFIAKMEPELNLSTPSLMFYTNDLDRLYESFESKKITVGEIVSMPTGRVFNFADPEEHYFAVMEKNKA, encoded by the coding sequence ATGATCAATCAAATCGGTCAAATTATGCTATACGTGGATAACCAGGATGAGGCATTAGCATTTTGGACAGAAAAAGTTGGATTTCATCATATTGCAGAGGAAAACAATAACGGGGGAATGAGATGGATCGAGATAGCGCCAACTTTGGAAGGAGCAACAAGCATTGTCCTTCATGATAAAGCGTTTATAGCGAAGATGGAGCCTGAGTTAAATCTCAGTACACCATCCCTTATGTTTTACACGAATGATTTAGATCGTTTATACGAAAGTTTTGAGAGTAAAAAAATAACCGTTGGGGAAATTGTGTCGATGCCTACAGGCCGCGTTTTTAACTTTGCAGATCCTGAGGAACATTACTTTGCGGTAATGGAAAAGAACAAGGCATAA
- the clpP gene encoding ATP-dependent Clp endopeptidase proteolytic subunit ClpP, producing the protein MNIPYVIEQSSRGERSYDIYSRLLKDRIIMVSDEINDAMANSIVAQLLYLAADAPEKDISLYINSPGGSTSAGFAIFDTMHYIAPDVKTICTGMAASFGAMLLLAGTKGKRYALPNSEIMIHQPLGGARGQATDLEISAKRILKLRQHINRIIAEKTNQSLDKVALNTDRDYFMSAQEAKEYGIIDEIIQKAK; encoded by the coding sequence GTGAATATACCTTATGTCATCGAGCAATCTAGTCGAGGTGAGCGATCGTACGACATTTACTCAAGGTTGTTAAAGGATCGGATCATCATGGTTAGTGATGAAATTAATGACGCTATGGCAAACAGTATCGTTGCACAGCTATTATATTTAGCAGCGGATGCTCCTGAAAAGGATATCTCACTCTATATTAATAGCCCTGGTGGATCCACGTCAGCTGGATTTGCAATCTTCGATACGATGCACTACATTGCGCCAGATGTGAAAACCATTTGTACCGGCATGGCTGCCTCATTTGGAGCGATGTTGTTACTTGCAGGGACAAAAGGAAAACGATATGCTCTGCCAAATAGCGAAATCATGATTCACCAGCCTTTAGGTGGGGCTCGTGGCCAAGCAACTGATTTAGAAATCTCCGCCAAGCGCATTCTTAAACTAAGACAGCATATTAATCGCATCATTGCAGAGAAAACGAATCAATCTCTTGATAAAGTGGCATTAAATACGGATCGTGATTATTTTATGAGTGCTCAAGAAGCAAAAGAGTATGGGATTATTGACGAAATCATCCAAAAAGCAAAATAG
- a CDS encoding MurR/RpiR family transcriptional regulator — MNQLSINQMIKQHYPSLSTGQKKVAEWLTQNHEEGALLTAFQMGRKVGVSETTVIRFSYALGFKGYSEMQESVRTHWLGKTRTKQEGHSSDVQEVTEHTLFNDIVKEETSVLQQLLTQIDIDEIWKVIDRLIEAKSVYIAGFGSSYGAAYWLHYNLKQLREGVSLSNSSGFSPEDLCDLTQDSVVFLFSFPRYRKEAIELATWSQQQLIPVISITNRHLSPIGSLSTLTLTTEEKMESGHHSISSVISLLEMILKGIHFKDRDRISSRQQKLEQLYSKQSWFVE; from the coding sequence ATGAACCAGCTATCCATTAATCAAATGATCAAACAGCATTATCCTTCCCTTTCTACCGGTCAAAAAAAAGTTGCAGAGTGGCTCACCCAAAATCATGAGGAAGGAGCACTGCTAACCGCTTTTCAAATGGGAAGGAAAGTGGGAGTCAGTGAAACCACTGTCATTCGCTTCTCCTATGCACTTGGATTTAAAGGATATTCTGAGATGCAGGAATCCGTTCGAACTCATTGGTTAGGAAAAACTAGAACCAAACAAGAAGGGCATTCTTCAGATGTACAGGAAGTAACGGAACACACCCTTTTTAACGATATTGTGAAAGAAGAAACGTCTGTCCTACAGCAATTGTTAACCCAAATAGACATAGACGAGATCTGGAAAGTGATTGATCGTCTCATTGAAGCGAAATCCGTTTACATTGCTGGCTTTGGAAGTTCGTACGGAGCGGCATACTGGCTGCATTATAACCTGAAGCAATTAAGGGAGGGGGTTAGTCTTTCGAATTCAAGTGGCTTCTCACCTGAAGATCTATGTGATCTTACCCAAGATTCCGTTGTCTTTCTTTTTTCATTTCCCCGGTATCGAAAAGAAGCGATTGAGCTTGCTACATGGTCACAACAACAATTGATTCCTGTCATATCAATTACAAATCGCCATTTATCTCCCATAGGCTCTCTTTCGACACTTACCTTAACAACGGAGGAGAAGATGGAGTCAGGTCATCATTCCATTTCTTCTGTCATTAGTCTTTTAGAAATGATCCTAAAAGGAATACACTTCAAAGATCGTGATCGTATTAGTTCTCGTCAACAAAAGTTAGAACAGCTTTACAGTAAACAAAGCTGGTTTGTCGAATGA
- a CDS encoding sigma factor-like helix-turn-helix DNA-binding protein, producing the protein MHTEIDDEYCNQKQLEEMITKLYRYCHHLTQNKWDGEEIAQETIYKALKHYRNEKWSNALLKKMAYHQWVDRIRKRDKEALFSEIDLQDDTAADKELCSEWLEKLLKQLTPKQFITFVLKEAFQYKISEIAVLLNMSDTGVKALLNRSRLKMKKLSDTGVDSFWSESIQESFLHTIVHSIHTQDPSELIKMLPILLNPKVSTFKTTYASSSNVLSLAA; encoded by the coding sequence ATGCATACGGAGATCGATGATGAATATTGCAATCAGAAGCAACTGGAAGAAATGATTACTAAGCTTTATCGTTATTGTCACCATCTGACCCAAAACAAGTGGGATGGAGAAGAAATTGCTCAAGAGACGATTTATAAAGCGTTAAAACACTACCGGAATGAAAAGTGGAGTAATGCCCTTCTGAAAAAGATGGCCTATCATCAGTGGGTTGATCGCATTCGAAAGCGTGACAAAGAAGCGCTATTTTCTGAAATTGACTTGCAAGATGACACAGCCGCTGACAAAGAATTGTGCTCAGAATGGCTAGAGAAGCTTTTGAAACAACTAACCCCAAAGCAGTTCATCACTTTTGTATTGAAAGAAGCCTTTCAATACAAAATATCCGAAATTGCCGTTCTTCTTAATATGTCAGATACCGGTGTCAAAGCATTGTTGAACAGAAGCCGCTTAAAAATGAAAAAGCTATCCGACACAGGGGTTGATTCTTTTTGGTCTGAATCCATCCAAGAGTCGTTTCTACACACTATAGTTCATTCCATTCATACGCAGGATCCAAGTGAGCTAATTAAAATGCTTCCAATCCTTCTCAATCCTAAGGTTTCAACATTCAAAACAACGTATGCTTCATCTTCTAACGTCCTCTCACTAGCTGCATAA
- a CDS encoding GNAT family N-acetyltransferase, translated as MNTQPLMIRTLHSVEELEEVRRLETIVWSFDDSVPVNQSMAVVKNGGFILGAFYEDQLIAFQYSFPGFDGKKVYLVSQSLGIHPDFRKRGIGEKLKVEQRKTAASMGYDFITWTYDPLETVNGSLNLNKLGAVVKSYLPNVYGLMNDNLNAGIPTDRFLVEWHTKDDKGMRESEPILPHALMTGGGDTRFFQPEKVDLSITAKKMYVPVPGNFQEIKKENLPLAKAWREQTGIVFTHYLEQGWYVTNLVKSESNADLYLYLLEKGESYEN; from the coding sequence ATGAATACACAACCACTTATGATTCGTACGCTTCATTCCGTGGAAGAACTTGAAGAAGTTAGACGTTTAGAAACAATTGTATGGAGCTTTGATGACTCTGTACCCGTCAATCAAAGCATGGCAGTCGTAAAAAATGGCGGATTTATTTTAGGAGCCTTTTATGAAGATCAACTCATCGCATTTCAATATAGTTTTCCAGGATTTGATGGCAAGAAAGTCTATCTTGTTTCTCAAAGTTTGGGAATCCATCCGGATTTTCGTAAAAGAGGGATTGGCGAGAAATTAAAGGTGGAACAAAGAAAAACAGCAGCCAGTATGGGCTACGATTTTATTACGTGGACGTATGATCCATTAGAAACGGTGAACGGATCGCTGAATCTAAATAAGCTAGGGGCCGTTGTAAAGTCGTACCTTCCTAACGTGTATGGCCTAATGAATGATAACCTAAACGCCGGAATACCGACTGATCGCTTTTTAGTTGAATGGCATACGAAAGACGATAAGGGTATGAGGGAGTCAGAACCAATCCTTCCTCATGCTCTTATGACGGGTGGCGGTGACACTCGCTTTTTCCAACCTGAAAAAGTAGATCTTTCCATCACTGCAAAGAAAATGTATGTACCTGTACCTGGGAACTTTCAAGAAATTAAGAAAGAAAACCTCCCACTTGCTAAAGCGTGGAGGGAACAAACAGGAATCGTGTTTACGCATTACCTTGAGCAGGGGTGGTATGTAACGAATTTAGTAAAAAGTGAAAGCAATGCCGATCTTTATTTATACCTCTTAGAAAAAGGTGAATCATATGAAAATTAA
- a CDS encoding 2'-5' RNA ligase family protein — MPFFIAVLPPPQVMNQIQSFRQKWDYTETSPPHITVKASSGLTATEDWVPKIEQICRGFPSFELKLGAPATFGTSVLFNTVLCKEIITLHLLFVDAIKPSLQEQKQHYEVTDFIPHLTIIQKYKQMTDDQFFNIKQDAEHTLDEFEPFIVPSVHIFSMNKSHTYTPVLELPLRPLKKRNFLI, encoded by the coding sequence ATGCCGTTTTTTATTGCCGTCCTCCCTCCTCCTCAAGTTATGAACCAAATTCAGTCTTTTCGGCAGAAATGGGATTATACTGAAACCTCTCCACCTCATATAACGGTTAAAGCATCTAGCGGTCTCACAGCAACGGAAGATTGGGTTCCTAAAATTGAACAGATTTGCCGAGGATTTCCCTCTTTTGAACTAAAGCTTGGCGCACCAGCTACATTTGGCACATCTGTATTGTTCAATACTGTCTTATGCAAAGAGATTATTACTCTTCATTTGTTGTTTGTAGATGCAATTAAACCATCTCTTCAAGAACAAAAACAGCACTATGAAGTAACGGACTTTATCCCGCATTTAACAATTATACAAAAATACAAACAAATGACAGACGATCAGTTCTTTAATATAAAGCAAGATGCCGAACACACCTTAGACGAGTTTGAACCATTTATTGTTCCATCCGTTCATATTTTTTCAATGAATAAGTCTCATACATATACACCCGTACTTGAGTTACCTCTCCGCCCGTTAAAAAAAAGGAATTTTCTTATATAA
- a CDS encoding metal-dependent hydrolase, with the protein MNTLHHAFWSYFFFRKKSRRTIKYIVFGGIAPDIIYYVMFLYLLIERSIQKITNPEIDLSVHYFIHGLFEHPVVVVLRQLGHSIVIWLLAFILLMIVHRGFKLTPFSGFVWGWFLHVVVDFFTHVNDAVPIFYPLSHTIIPGVVSYWNRDYYGAEFSFTHGLLLLSTIIYLILDRRRTRKVLKQAKNKEIES; encoded by the coding sequence ATGAATACACTTCACCATGCATTTTGGAGTTATTTCTTTTTCCGAAAGAAAAGCAGACGAACGATTAAATACATTGTCTTCGGTGGCATCGCACCTGATATTATTTATTATGTGATGTTTTTATACTTATTAATAGAACGTAGTATTCAAAAAATCACGAATCCTGAAATTGACCTCTCTGTGCATTATTTTATCCATGGGTTATTTGAACATCCTGTAGTTGTTGTACTCCGCCAATTAGGCCATTCGATTGTCATTTGGTTACTTGCCTTTATTCTATTGATGATCGTTCATCGAGGCTTTAAGCTGACGCCTTTTTCTGGGTTTGTGTGGGGATGGTTCTTGCATGTCGTGGTTGATTTTTTCACGCATGTAAATGATGCTGTACCGATTTTTTATCCGCTCAGTCATACCATTATTCCTGGAGTTGTTTCTTATTGGAACCGTGATTATTATGGTGCTGAGTTTAGTTTTACACACGGCCTGCTCCTCCTATCTACGATCATTTATCTTATCCTGGATCGTCGACGAACAAGGAAAGTTTTAAAGCAGGCTAAAAATAAAGAAATTGAGTCATAA
- a CDS encoding YjiH family protein has product MNGLPNQKENIEATSFETKDILTFLIPSIIGILLFIVPIKEDEGITIPVAFLAGLINDSIGALIPPITVFIMGASTIGSFIAITMKPSFITKRTGLHTLLHVSPFWLFARLLGTVFAAMTLFKLGPEMIHSENTGGLLIYDLIPILFSTFFLAGLLLPLLLNFGLLEFFGALLIKIMRPLFTLPGRSSLDCLASWVGDGTIGVLLTTKQYEEGYYTKREAAVIATTFSVVSITFTIVIITYLNLEQYFLHYYATIIIAGLVAALIMPRIPPLSRKANRGYEQTELKKETGIPKNVSSAKWGFQQAVSKAQKNKGPLSVIKEGTQNVLDMWLGVLPIVMAIGTIALITAEFTPFFSYLGKPFEPILTLMHVPEAGEAAQTMVVGFADMFLPAVIGSGIESELTRFIIACVSVTQLIYMSEMGGLLLGSKLPISIFDLMIIFLIRTCITLPIVVGIAHLIF; this is encoded by the coding sequence ATGAACGGATTGCCAAATCAAAAAGAAAACATCGAGGCTACTTCTTTTGAAACAAAGGATATTTTAACATTTTTAATCCCATCCATAATTGGAATTCTATTGTTTATTGTCCCTATTAAGGAGGATGAAGGAATCACCATTCCTGTTGCGTTTTTGGCTGGATTAATCAATGATTCCATCGGTGCCCTTATCCCACCCATAACCGTATTCATCATGGGTGCTTCAACAATCGGTTCGTTTATTGCAATAACTATGAAACCTTCATTTATAACAAAAAGAACTGGTTTACATACCTTACTTCACGTAAGCCCTTTTTGGTTATTCGCTCGATTACTCGGGACCGTATTTGCGGCAATGACGCTTTTTAAGCTAGGACCTGAAATGATTCACTCTGAAAACACAGGTGGACTTTTAATCTATGATTTAATTCCCATTCTATTTTCAACGTTTTTCCTAGCGGGTTTATTACTGCCACTTCTTTTAAATTTCGGGTTACTCGAGTTTTTTGGAGCACTGCTTATTAAAATCATGAGACCGCTCTTCACATTACCAGGTCGATCATCGCTTGATTGCCTTGCTTCATGGGTAGGTGACGGGACGATCGGTGTCCTTCTGACAACAAAGCAATATGAAGAAGGCTATTACACAAAACGAGAAGCAGCCGTCATCGCGACTACTTTTTCAGTTGTTTCGATTACATTTACCATTGTCATTATTACTTATTTAAATTTAGAACAGTATTTTCTCCATTACTACGCAACAATCATTATTGCTGGTCTAGTAGCAGCTCTTATTATGCCACGCATACCGCCATTGTCTCGAAAAGCAAACAGAGGGTATGAGCAAACAGAATTGAAGAAAGAAACAGGAATTCCTAAAAATGTTTCATCAGCGAAGTGGGGATTTCAACAAGCTGTTTCAAAAGCTCAAAAGAACAAGGGACCGTTGAGTGTAATAAAAGAAGGAACTCAAAATGTATTAGACATGTGGTTAGGTGTTTTACCGATTGTTATGGCGATTGGTACGATCGCTTTAATTACTGCTGAATTCACCCCATTCTTTTCATATTTAGGAAAGCCGTTTGAACCTATTTTAACGCTAATGCACGTACCAGAAGCAGGAGAAGCTGCACAAACCATGGTTGTCGGATTTGCAGATATGTTTCTACCTGCCGTAATTGGTAGCGGCATTGAAAGTGAATTAACTCGCTTTATCATCGCCTGTGTTTCGGTTACGCAATTAATTTACATGTCAGAGATGGGTGGATTGCTTCTTGGTTCGAAACTTCCGATTAGCATTTTCGATTTAATGATTATTTTTCTCATTCGTACATGCATTACATTGCCGATCGTTGTTGGTATCGCACACTTAATCTTTTAA
- a CDS encoding MalY/PatB family protein: MNVFDERINRFDTHSVKWDHTEAIFEKEDLLPMWVADMDFRAPQPVIDALTTRIQHGIFGYSMPTENTKSAIQGWLNRRHNWSIQQDWIVFTPGVVPALSAAVNTYTEKGEKVVIQSPVYYPFRDMVEKSEREVVDNPLVRRNGKYEMDFHDLEMKLDDPEVKMLLLCNPHNPVGRVWKKEELMKLAELCFAHNVLIVSDDIHFDLIFKGYQHTLISSLSNEIAANTITCIAPSKTFNLAGMQLSTIIIPDEEKREKFNAYMGKLGLFAPSPFGITAVEAAYNHGEEWLDELMDYLQGNLSYLTTFINERLPQIDVIEPEGTYLVWLDFNKLDMSHEELEQFVQGEARLALDEGYIFGEGGKGFERINIACPRSVLQEGLERLEKAINSKK; this comes from the coding sequence ATGAACGTATTTGACGAACGAATTAATCGATTTGATACACATTCAGTAAAGTGGGATCATACTGAAGCCATTTTTGAAAAAGAAGATCTTTTGCCAATGTGGGTAGCGGATATGGACTTCCGAGCTCCGCAACCCGTCATTGATGCTCTCACAACACGTATTCAGCATGGGATATTTGGTTACTCGATGCCAACCGAAAACACAAAGTCTGCGATTCAAGGTTGGTTGAATAGACGGCATAATTGGTCGATTCAGCAGGATTGGATTGTATTTACACCAGGTGTTGTGCCTGCACTATCGGCAGCGGTTAATACGTATACGGAAAAGGGAGAGAAAGTGGTCATCCAATCTCCTGTGTACTATCCGTTTCGAGATATGGTAGAGAAGAGTGAGCGGGAAGTAGTTGATAACCCACTTGTAAGAAGAAACGGCAAATATGAGATGGATTTTCATGATCTTGAAATGAAGCTTGACGATCCGGAAGTGAAGATGCTACTTCTTTGTAATCCTCATAATCCTGTAGGAAGGGTTTGGAAAAAGGAAGAACTTATGAAGCTTGCTGAGCTTTGTTTCGCTCACAATGTATTAATCGTGTCTGATGATATTCACTTTGATCTTATTTTTAAGGGATATCAGCATACGTTAATTTCATCTCTTTCTAATGAAATTGCAGCTAATACGATTACATGTATCGCACCAAGCAAAACGTTTAACCTAGCAGGCATGCAGCTTTCGACAATTATTATCCCTGATGAAGAAAAGCGGGAGAAATTTAACGCTTATATGGGGAAATTAGGTTTGTTTGCGCCTAGTCCATTTGGGATCACTGCCGTAGAAGCGGCTTATAACCACGGGGAAGAATGGCTTGATGAGCTTATGGACTACTTACAAGGAAATCTTTCGTACCTTACGACATTTATAAATGAGCGACTTCCGCAAATCGATGTGATTGAACCTGAGGGTACTTATCTTGTTTGGTTAGACTTTAATAAACTTGACATGTCTCATGAGGAACTTGAGCAGTTTGTGCAAGGGGAAGCAAGGCTCGCACTTGACGAAGGCTATATTTTTGGAGAAGGCGGGAAAGGATTTGAACGTATTAATATTGCTTGCCCGAGATCAGTGTTACAAGAGGGATTAGAACGGTTGGAAAAAGCGATTAATTCAAAAAAATAG
- a CDS encoding amidohydrolase, translating to MEFVDEPHDAILKTYEELHDLAEASWQEEKTAQYLKEKLSRAGYHIQTFEGHFGFVAEFNRKSAQVIALRADMDALVQEVEGVVKPNHSCGHDAHSTMVLFAALSLIKQPMKHTIRFIFQPAEETAEGALKMIEEQVLKDVVFLGGIHLRPAMEIPLGKAAPVISHGSTTSIKGWIEGVPSHAARPEKGNNPLEAVAAMIQALKQIRLDVPDAYSVKITELHGGEASNSIPSKARFTLDLRARSNETMTQLIEQTNHVITKVGELTKTEITSAAAEFSPAAVKHALAIDLATKAISATLGRENVVSECTSPGAEDFHFYSLKHPSVASTMIGLGCNLLPGLHHPNMHFNKEALMDGTKILIQLLLEADQQNWLERR from the coding sequence GTGGAGTTTGTAGATGAGCCTCATGATGCAATCTTAAAAACCTATGAAGAACTTCATGATCTAGCTGAAGCAAGCTGGCAAGAAGAGAAAACTGCACAGTATTTAAAGGAAAAGCTATCGCGCGCCGGGTATCATATTCAAACATTTGAAGGTCATTTCGGTTTTGTGGCAGAGTTTAATCGTAAAAGCGCTCAGGTCATTGCGCTTCGTGCCGATATGGATGCATTAGTTCAAGAAGTGGAGGGCGTTGTAAAACCGAACCATTCATGTGGGCATGACGCACATAGTACGATGGTATTGTTTGCTGCGCTTTCCCTTATCAAACAACCAATGAAGCATACCATTCGGTTTATTTTTCAACCAGCAGAAGAAACGGCTGAAGGGGCATTGAAAATGATCGAGGAGCAGGTGCTAAAAGATGTTGTCTTTCTCGGAGGTATTCACTTACGTCCGGCAATGGAAATCCCTCTAGGAAAAGCAGCCCCTGTTATTTCTCATGGATCAACAACGAGTATAAAGGGATGGATTGAAGGTGTACCTTCTCACGCCGCTCGGCCAGAAAAGGGTAATAACCCACTCGAAGCAGTCGCGGCTATGATTCAAGCTCTAAAACAAATCCGTTTAGACGTACCAGACGCTTATTCGGTGAAAATCACTGAACTTCATGGCGGTGAAGCTTCCAATTCTATCCCATCGAAAGCACGGTTCACACTGGATCTAAGAGCAAGATCTAACGAGACGATGACACAACTTATTGAGCAAACGAATCACGTCATAACGAAAGTGGGCGAGTTAACGAAAACAGAAATCACTTCCGCTGCTGCAGAATTTTCCCCTGCCGCTGTGAAACATGCACTTGCAATTGACCTTGCGACAAAAGCAATAAGCGCCACTTTAGGGCGCGAAAACGTCGTATCAGAATGCACGTCACCAGGAGCGGAAGATTTTCATTTCTATTCGTTGAAACACCCTTCAGTCGCTTCAACTATGATTGGACTCGGCTGTAACCTACTCCCTGGATTGCATCATCCGAACATGCACTTTAATAAGGAAGCCTTAATGGATGGAACGAAGATTCTAATCCAATTACTTTTAGAAGCTGATCAACAGAACTGGCTAGAAAGAAGGTAG
- the menC gene encoding o-succinylbenzoate synthase translates to MKINSIILRHIKMDLLHPFTTSVGTERDKDIILVEATTTSGHSGWGESVAIMEPIYNEETVQTNWHMMIDHLVPLLSGEELNHPDEVSERFKKIRGNYNAKAAIECAIWDLYAKINHIPLAKALGGVKKNIEVGVSVGIQSSPDNILKQIEDYVKEGYKRVKVKIMPGWDVEIIKMIRQHFPFTPLMADANCAYTLQDIDPLKKLDQFDLMMIEQPLAHDDIIDHAKLQSQLKTPICLDESIHSLEDARKAIELGSCQIINLKVGRVGGLTESKKIHELCMKHSIPMWCGGMLEAGIGRAHNIAITSLSNFSLPGDTAPSFHYWKRDIIKPEVEMNKGNIQVPEKPGIGYEPDRDYIDELTIVKKTIQVN, encoded by the coding sequence ATGAAAATTAACAGCATAATCCTTAGACACATAAAGATGGACCTTTTACATCCTTTTACGACAAGCGTCGGAACAGAGCGGGATAAAGATATCATTTTAGTTGAAGCCACAACGACGTCTGGACATTCAGGCTGGGGAGAATCGGTAGCCATAATGGAACCTATTTACAATGAGGAAACCGTTCAAACCAATTGGCATATGATGATCGATCATTTGGTTCCACTTCTTTCCGGTGAAGAATTGAACCATCCAGATGAAGTATCAGAACGTTTCAAGAAAATTCGCGGTAACTATAACGCAAAAGCAGCGATCGAATGTGCGATATGGGATCTTTATGCGAAGATAAATCACATTCCACTTGCAAAAGCACTTGGTGGTGTAAAAAAGAACATAGAAGTTGGGGTTAGTGTAGGCATTCAATCGTCACCAGATAACATTTTAAAGCAAATTGAAGATTACGTAAAAGAGGGGTATAAGCGAGTTAAAGTAAAAATCATGCCTGGTTGGGATGTTGAAATCATCAAAATGATACGTCAGCATTTCCCATTCACACCACTGATGGCAGATGCGAACTGTGCCTATACGTTACAGGACATTGACCCTCTGAAGAAGCTCGATCAATTTGATTTAATGATGATTGAGCAACCACTCGCACATGATGACATTATTGATCATGCGAAGCTACAGTCTCAACTAAAAACACCTATTTGCTTAGACGAGAGCATTCATAGTTTAGAAGATGCTAGAAAGGCGATAGAACTCGGCAGTTGTCAAATCATTAACCTTAAAGTAGGACGTGTAGGTGGACTGACAGAATCAAAGAAAATTCATGAGCTTTGTATGAAGCATAGTATCCCGATGTGGTGTGGAGGAATGCTTGAAGCTGGAATTGGACGAGCTCATAATATTGCGATTACATCATTAAGTAACTTTTCACTTCCTGGAGATACGGCTCCATCATTTCATTATTGGAAGCGAGATATCATTAAACCGGAAGTTGAAATGAACAAGGGTAACATCCAAGTACCTGAGAAGCCAGGAATCGGATATGAACCTGATCGAGATTACATTGACGAATTGACGATTGTTAAAAAGACCATTCAGGTGAATTAA